A section of the Primulina eburnea isolate SZY01 chromosome 1, ASM2296580v1, whole genome shotgun sequence genome encodes:
- the LOC140814308 gene encoding uncharacterized protein, protein MTSSKRGAAFSIEEDKLLVMAYLDVSQNPIIGINQSRDRLWSRVAATYNEQLAGNSTEPRTTKALQCRWFNINKIVQNFSSCVSQVELSRPSGASEKDILDQAKALFKQSTGSTWRLDHVWSLLKDQEKFRSSNAILPNFIPNRGNIDSSQSDYSPNTESPTPDSGGLSGFAINLDEDNPSGGSSQRPIGIKKAKAKRKATEEHLKDISTMAKCTEKMVTVMENAEVHRQQLIAVEKQRNAIMAFKEENKILRMNPMCVDESVRAYLIKEQQKIWQKRMETGDGSDGTSTPFGQFFGGTSPSGFDLPPY, encoded by the exons ATGACTTCATCTAAACGTGGTGCTGCCTTCTCAATCGAGGAGGACAAACTACTCGTGATGGCTTATCTTGATGTCTCCCAAAATCCAATAATTGGTATAAACCAATCACGCGATAGGTTATGGTCACGAGTGGCAGCTACATACAACGAACAACTCGCCGGTAACTCAACAGAGCCTCGAACTACTAAGGCCCTCCAATGTCGCTGGTTCAACATAaacaagattgtccaaaactttAGTTCATGTGTTAGCCAGGTGGAACTTAGTCGTCCAAGTGGTGCTTCTGAGAAAGACATT TTGGATCAAGCAAAAGCCTTATTTAAGCAATCAACTGGGTCGACTTGGCGGTTGGATCATGTATGGTCTTTGCTTAAGGACCAAGAGAAGTTTAGGTCATCAAACGCTATTTTACCGAATTTCATACCAAACCGCGGGAATATCGACTCATCCCAATCTGACTATTCTCCCAACACAGAATCACCAACACCCGATTCTGGAGGGCTATCTGGGTTTGCTATAAACCTGGATGAAGATAATCCATCAGGAGGGAGTTCTCAGCGTCCAATTGGCATAAAAAAGGCCAAAGCCAAAAGAAAAGCTACTGAAGAACACTTGAAGGACATTTCCACCATGGCCAAATGTACTGAGAAAATGGTGACTGTTATGGAGAATGCTGAGGTACATCGACAACAACTCATTGCTGTTGAGAAACAAAGGAATGCGATAATGGCTTTTaaagaagaaaacaaaatactAAGGATGAACCCTATGTGCGTTGATGAATCGGTCCGTGCATACTTGATCAAAGAACAACAAAAAATTTGGCAGAAAAGAATGGAGACGGGGGATGGCTCCGACGGAACTTCTACACCGTTTGGACAGTTCTTCGGAGGAACTTCACCATCCGGGTTCGACCTTCCACCATACTAG
- the LOC140811206 gene encoding protein ANTAGONIST OF LIKE HETEROCHROMATIN PROTEIN 1-like codes for MVLSQLINSATVVSNYFQESDNLHRRGSITGHVVINRDRLAAEQRLYNDYFSESPMYNESMFKRRFRMSRQLFLRIMESVQQHDNYFVQKVDALGRPGLSPYQKITAAMRILAYGMAADSTDEYIKIGESTAIESLKRFCRAVVEVFGDWYLRSPNAEDIERILLIGKQRGFPGMLGSLDCMHWKWKNCPTGWAGQYAGRSGKPTIILEAVADYELWIWHAYFGLPGSNNDINVLSKSHLFVNLANGVAPPANYVIQGKEYTMGYYLADGIYPKWATLVQTIHNPQGPKKKYFAARQESCRKDVERAFGVLQSKWAIITGPARVWSKQVLHDIMTTCIIMHNMIIEDERELNVPVTDYREAPIPDVEMALDEHVRFQEFLARHRKIKDKSAHYALRDALIDHLWEEYSNSEY; via the coding sequence ATGGTTTTAAGCCAACTCATAAACAGTGCTACCGTTGTCTCCAATTACTTCCAAGAAAGTGATAATTTGCACCGTCGAGGCTCGATCACTGGCCATGTTGTGATTAATCGAGACAGATTAGCTGCCGAACAACGCTTGTACAATGACTATTTTTCTGAGTCTCCAATGTACAATGAATCAATGTTCAAGAGACGTTTTCGAATGTCTCGTCAGTTATTCTTGCGCATTATGGAATCAGTTCAACAACATGACAATTACTTCGTACAGAAAGTAGATGCGTTGGGGAGGCCCGGGTTGTCCCCATACCAAAAGATAACAGCTGCAATGCGTATCTTAGCATACGGTATGGCTGCAGATTCAACGGATGAGTATATTAAAATCGGGGAGTCTACTGCGATTGAAAGTTTAAAAAGATTTTGTCGGGCTGTGGTGGAGGTTTTTGGTGACTGGTATCTTCGGTCTCCAAATGCTGAGGACATTGAAAGGATTCTCCTTATTGGAAAACAACGTGGATTCCCGGGGATGCTAGGAAGCCTAGATTGTATGCATTGGAAGTGGAAGAACTGTCCAACAGGTTGGGCTGGACAATATGCTGGTCGTAGCGGAAAACCAACCATCATTTTGGAGGCCGTAGCAGATTACGAGTTGTGGATATGGCATGCATACTTTGGTCTGCCAGGTTCAAACAATGACATTAATGTGTTATCAAAATCTCATCTCTTTGTTAATTTGGCCAATGGTGTAGCTCCCCCTGCTAACTATGTCATACAAGGAAAAGAATACACCATGGGATACTACCTAGCAGATGGTATATATCCAAAGTGGGCTACTCTAGTGCAAACAATCCACAATCCACAAGGTCCAAAGAAGAAATATTTTGCAGCACGACAAGAAAGTTGTAGAAAAGATGTTGAACGAGCATTTGGAGTATTGCAATCAAAGTGGGCGATAATCACTGGACCTGCACGAGTTTGGAGCAAACAAGTGCTGCATGATATCATGACAACATGCATTATAATGCATAATATGATTATTGAAGACGAAAGAGAATTGAATGTGCCAGTCACAGATTATCGCGAGGCACCCATCCCAGATGTTGAAATGGCACTTGATGAGCATGTCCGATTTCAAGAGTTTCTTGCACGCCATCgtaaaataaaagataaatcGGCTCACTATGCACTCCGAGATGCTCTTATTGACCATTTGTGGGAGGAGTACAGTAATTCGGaatattag